The following nucleotide sequence is from Pseudomonadales bacterium.
AATTTTTCGATGATCAGGTTGGTATTGCGGCGGCGGAGTTTGGTTTGTTCTTTAAAACCAGCGATGGTGGTCAGAGCTGGGACATGATCGGCACGATCGGTCAGGAGCTGTACCCGCTGACGGTGCATTTCAGTGACCCACAAAATGGCTGGGTTGGTGGTTTAAACGGTGTCATCATGCACACCGAGGACGGCGGTGAGACCTGGGCGGAGCAAGCCTCCGGGGTGGAGTCGCCGATCTATCGTTTCTTCGGTCAGGGCGATCGTCTTTACGCCGCCGGGGATCATGCGGTGGTATTAAGCTACCGCGATGGTGTCTGGGTTCAGTTGGAGACGCCCAACATTCCCATTTACCTGAGTGCTGGCCAAGTGCTCTCCCATCAACAGCTGTTAGTCGCCGGTGGCTGGGGGACGTTAATGACCCTGTCCGTTACCGACGCAGCGCTTTAGGCGCAGGAGAGAGCCCGCTATGAATCAAGTGACCCACTGGCTGCATAATATAGATAACCTGGTGTTCCGGCATCCGCGCAGCCTGCTGTCGATCATTGCCCTGATCACGGTATTTTTTGCGTTTCAAATTCCCGGTTTAAAGATGTATTCGGACTTTGCCGACCTGTTGCCGCAAAGTCACCCCTATATAGAACTGCACAATGAGATTAAGGACACTTTTGGTGGCGCTAACGTCATCGTGGTTGGGATAGAGATAGAAGACGGCGATATTTTCAGTAATGAATCGCTGGCCATGATTCATCGTCTCACCCTGGCGGTGGATAACCTGCCGGGGGTAAACCACAACCTGGTGTCGAGTTTGACCCACCGTAACTCGCGTAAGATCTGGTTGACCGAGCTCGGCAACATCAACTCCGAGCCTTACTATAACCCCTTGGGTGGAGCGATATCAGAGGAACAGTTGAACCTGTTACGTCAGGACGTGGTGGCCAATCCACGGATTTATGGTCCACTGGTTTCGCCGGACATGAAGGTGGCCTTGATCAAGGCACAACTGAACGAAGGCCAGTTGGACTACGAGCAGACCTTTGCCCAACTCCAGGCCGTGCGCGAAGCCGAAGCCCGCGCCGGGGTGAACATTTATGCTACCGGCCAACCGGTGCTGGTGGGTTGGGTCTATACCTACAAGGAACAGATCATCGAGATCTTCCTGTTTACCGCCCTGATCATGATTGCGCTGCTGGTCTTCCACTTCCGCAAACCCTATGGTGTGTTGATTCCCCTCGGCGGCGTGATTATCTCCTCGATTTGGGGCGTCGGTATTATTAGCCTGTTCGGCTATAACCTCGATCCCTTAGGCCTGGTGATTCCCTTTCTGATTTCGGCGCGGGCCATGTCGCACGGGATTCAGCTGGTGGAGCGCTATTACAGCGAGCTGGCCGAGTGTGATGATGGCCCCCGCGCGGCCCAGCTCACCTTTGAGAGTCTGTTCCGTCCCGGCACCCTGGGTGTGGTGTCCGATGCCATTGGTTTATTGCTGATTGCCATTGGTTCGATTCCGCTCAACACCAAACTGGCACACTACGCGTCCCTGTGGGCGCTGTCGATTGTCATCACCGTCTTAATTGCGGTGCCGCTGCTACTGTCGATTCTACCCAAGCCCAAGGATATCGAACTCAAAACCAATGTGCTGCGCGCCATCGGTGATGGCTGTGCTCATCTGATGGCCAATAAATCCGCACCGCCCGCTATTCTCAGTGTGGCGGCGCTGTTGTTAATCGGTGGTTTCTACCTCTCATCCCAGGTAACCATCGGGGAAGCCGAGCCCGGTTCACCGATTCTGTATCAGAACCATGATTACAACATCTCCTCCAAGCTGATCAATGACCGCTTTCCCGGCTCCGAAGAGCTGTATATTGTTGCCGAACACGCCGAGAACGGTGGTTTAAAGCGTCCGGAAGTGCTGGCGGCGTTGGCGGACCTGGAGCGGCACATGATGAAGGATCCGGAAGTAGGGGGCGCTAAAGGTCTGCCGGATTTGATCAAGCAGGTCAACCGCCTGTTACACAACGATGACCCGCGCTACTATCAGATTCCGGCCGATCCGGCCTACACCGGTGGGCTGATGTTTACCTACATGGCCTCCAGTCCGATCCCCGGTGCCTTAAAGGAATTCACCGACACCGATGAGCGGGTTGCCAACCTGGTGTTCTTCTACAAGGATCACCAGGGTGAGACCATCCGTCGAGCCATTTATATGGCCAAGCAATGGATTACCGAGAACGAGGGCAAGGTGGACGGTCTGACCATCCGCTTGGCCGGTGGCACCATTGGCGTCACGGCGGCGATGAATGAAGCGGCCTTTGATACCAACAAGCTGGTGTTGCCCTTGGTGTTCTTACTGATTTTCCTGTTTGTGACCCTTTTTTACTCCTCGTTGCAGGCAGGTTTTTTAATGTTCCTGGCAATGCTGTTTGCCACCACCATGACCTATGCCTACATGGGCTTGCAGGAGGTGGGGATTAACATCAATACCGTGCCCATCATTGCGGTGGGGGTGGGGGTTGGGATTGACTACTCGATCTACATGATGGATCGCATCCGTGAAGAGATGGTCAAGCTCAACAACCTGCGCCAGGCGGTAGAGCGAGCGATCAGCACCACCGGACTGGCGATTAGTTTTACCGCCATCACCCTGATTGCGGGGATTGTGATGTGGGTCATTTTATCGGATTTGCGTTTTCAGGCCGATGCGGCACTACTGCTCAGTGTGATGGTGGTGCTCAATGCGCTGGCGGCGCTATTGTTGGTGCCCGCCTGGGTACTGGTGTTTAAACCCGCCTTCATTGGTCAGGTGTATGAAGATGAGGACGGGATTATACAGGCGGGTGCGCCACCAGCGTCCGCCACCAAGGCCGTTCGCCCACAGGCGGGTGCGACACATCAAAAGCAGGGGAAGCAAGGAGCAGTCACGCAGGAGCACAGTAAGCAAGTAGGAGAGGAGATTACCTTGAGCGGGGTAGTGCCCACAGGTAACGACTAATGAAAGGAGCCTTAGGCTCCTGATAATAATGATCCTTAATGAAGGAGAAGACTATGAAAGGTAAGCAACTGTCCGGGAAACTGGGCCTAATCACGGCGGCGGTCACGTTCGCTGCGGGGATCCAAAGTGGCGGTGTACTGGCGGAGGATGTGGAGTGGAGCGGTTTTGCCGAGAATGCCACTTACCACCGTAAGGACGTGGGGATATCTAAATCGCGTTTTGGGGCACAACTGGAGGGGCTGAAGTTTATTGGGGATGTCGGACCGTTCCGTAATGTCAGCATCAATGGGGTGTTACGCCTGAGCTATGATGCGGTATACGATCTGAATGAAGATGACTTCGGTAATCGTGCGGGTGGGGCGGCAACGGTGAACTCCGTAGCCGGTCCTGCGCCGGTAGTGCCGGTTAACGGCTTGGGTATCGGGCCCGCTGGAGGAGCCAATGTGGGGTACTGGGCAGTCAACAATGTCCTTGGTGGCGGCATGCTTCCTAATAACACCTTCGTTGATGTTTATACCAACAACCCCAATGAAGGTATGATCTCCTTGGGTGATCATTTGCGCGATCATGGCGATGGTGTTTCCTTCGGCGTACCGGTACGCCCCTGCGATAAAGACAGCCGGGGTTGTCTTGACGACTACCTGGACTTTGATAAGGAAGAACTGGCAGCGCCGGAGATCTTTAGTGATCGTGGTGACTGGCTGCGAGAGCTCTATATTGACTTCAGCCTACCCATGAGTGGTGGTAATGAGGTTAACTTCCGGGTCGGTAAGCAGCAGGTGATCTGGGGCCGTACGGATTTATTCCGCGTCTTGGACGTACTCAACCCGGTGGACTATTCTCGTCATAATATCTACGACGAACTGGAAGATATTCGTATCCCGATGTGGATGATGAAGTCGGACTTTCGCTTCGGCGCTACCGGTCCCTTTGATGACTTCAATATCCAGCTGATCTGGAACTTCGATAAGTTCCGTCCTAACAACCTGGGTCAGTGTGGCTCAGCCTACGTGATTCTCGATGCCGGTTGTTTCTTTCGCGGCATGAATAATCTATGGGAAAATGGCGGCACCGTAGCTAATTTTGCTAATGGTAGCTTGGCCACCAACTTTGGCCCACACACCATTGGTATTCGTGATGTCGACCTGCCCTCCTGGAGCCTAAGCAATACCCAGGTTGGCTTTAAGGTGGAAGGGGTGATTGGTGACTTCGGTTGGTCCTTGAATGCCTTGACCTACCGCTCTCAGTTACCTTCGCTACGGGCGGGCCACATTCCAGTGGTTGACCCTTTTGCGGGCGGAGCAGCAGCGGTACGCGATTACCTGATTGCCTTTGATATGGTATTCCCACGCGTGAACCTGCTCGGTGGTTCGATTGACTACTACTCACAAGCGATCGATACGGTGTTCCGGGTTGAAGTGGCTTACACCGAAGGTGAAGAGTTTGCCAACACCTTAGAGCGTCGTCTGTTCTCCGAATCAGACGTGGTGCGTTTTGTGATTGGTGCGGATAAGAACATCTTTATCCGTCCGCTCAACAAGACCCGCGCCTTCCTGTTCTCCGCGCAAATCTTTGGTCAGCACATTCTCGATCATGAAACGGCTAGCGCTACTCTAGGTACCGTGGGCATGCCAGACTGGGAAGTCAATCATATCGCGACTTTCTTAGTCAAAGGCTGGTGGATGAATGACCGCCTCAGTCCGCAAATCATCATGGCGCATGATTTTAGAGCGGGCGCTACCGTGGTAGCCCCTTCCATCGACTGGCTGATCAGTGATAACTGGCAGTTGATTCTGGGCGCCAACTACAAAACCGGCGGTGAAGATGAGCAGTTCGATGACTGCCGTCTGTGTAACCCCTTCCCACCCTTTACTTCAGGCCCAGTACCTGAGCATGGTGTTGGGTTTACTTCCGGTTCGGCGGGTCTTTCTGGCTTTGAGCCGTTGGGACGTTTCCGCTCCGGTCCGATCGGTATGGCCGAGAAAGAAGACGAAATACAGCTGACGGTGCGTTATCGCTTCTAAGGCGAGGGCATCGATTTACGACCTTAACTGATAAAAAGGTAGAACTGTTATGACGATAAAAAAACTGATGATCGGCCTGGCGCTCAGTGGTAGCTTGGCCGCTGGAATGACGCACGCGGCGACCGCCGAAGATGTTGAAAACTCCTTTTACCCCTATAAGAGCGGTGTGCCCAGCTTTAACGGGCTGAGTACTGGCATGACCATTAATAGTGGTAATGTGGGCCAGTTCGAATCCATTATTGATCCGGAACTGTTTAAACAGATTCAGAACGGCTGGATGGACATGCAAGTCGGCGCCACCACCTCCTTTGACCTGCACCCCAACTATGTACAGGCCACCCGTGATAACCTCAACAAAGTGTCCCTGGGTGCTGAAGTGGGCCAGATCAACAACTTCGTGGCTGGCCGTCCCTTTCCGGAAGAGCCGGATATGAACGACCCGCGCGCTGGTGAAAAGCTGGCCTGGAACTACAAGTACGGTTATAACTGGGGTGATAACGCCGCCATCTACCCGTTCTACTGGAAGTACCGCAACATGGACAGCGGCAACGTTGAACGTACCATCAAGTTCAACTTCCACTTCCTCAACTTCAAACACCGGGTTAACCAACCCCCGATCCCGGACATAACCCCGAACCCGTCAGAGTTATTCCGTGCTATCTATGTGCAGGTACTTGAACCCTTTGACGTGAAGAACACCCAGCTGTTGATTCAGCGCGCCGAAGATGATCAGAAGCGCGATAATTCCTGGTTGTATCTGGGCTTCCAGCGCCGCGTACGCCGTCTGGCCACTGGTCAGGTGACGGACTCCTTCCTGGGCTCTGACCTGATGATTGAAGACTTTGAGGGCTATAACAACCGTGTCTCCGACATGGCCTGGACCTACAAAGGCACCCGTAACATCATGATGCCCTTCTACAACCACAATGACCTCACCCTCGACCCCGACACACACCAGGACGATGAGGGGTATCAAGTGGTGGCCTTTGCCGGCAAAGGGGGTTGTTATCCCAACATCACCTGGCAGCTGCGTAAGGTGTATGAGGTCGAAGCTGCCCCGGTGGATTCCAATCACCCGATCAGCAAGCGGGTATTCTTTATGGATGCCCAGACCTACACGATTCCGCGCGCCAACATTTATGACCGTGCCGGTAAGCTGTGGAAGACTTGGTTTCTTGGGCAGGCGCACCCGGATCATCATTTAGCCAAGAACAAGGGCACCGGGGTGTCGATTGATGATTCCTTCGCCATGATCGACGTGCAGGCGAACCACTGCACTACCGGTCAGTTCAAAGGTCAGGTCGATCCTGAGCTGAACCCCGTCAGTAAGTTCACGGTGCAAAACCTGCGGGCTACTGGTCGATAGGTTGGCAAGTTAAAAAATAGTAGGTGCTTAGAGACGGTGTCTCTAAGCACCCTTAACTTAAACTACCGGAGTAACATCATGGCAGTTCAACCCAACACAAAAGGTTACGGTTTGGGTGGTAAACGTGTTGTGATAACTCAAGCTAACAGTTTTATGGGTCCCTATTTGGTGGACGCCTTCACCAAAGAGGGTGCGGATGTAATTCCTGATCAGCGCGATCTTACCCACGACAAGGCTGCGGACAACCTGCTCGGTGAAGTAAAAAATATCGATGTCCTCGTCATTAATCTCGCCACGGACAGGTTTCGGGCGAATGCCATAGAAATAACCGATTTTCAGTTTCAACAGCCATTCGAAGAAATGGTTTATCCATTATTTCGGCTTGGTCGCTCAGTACTCCCACAAATGATCGCTCGTCGTTCAGGTAAAATTATTGTAATAGGCAGCGCAACGCCGCTACGGACTTTTCCGAACGCATCGGCTTACTCTGCTGCGCGAGGAGCTCAATTAGCCTGGGTAAAAGCAGTCGGTGTTGAGGTGGCTCCTCACAATGTACAAGTTAATGCCATCGCCCAAATATTCGTAGAAAATCAAGAATATTTCCCGGATGAATATCAACAAACAGACGAATTTAAGCAACGTTTGGCAGAGGTTCCAGCAGGACGTCTTGGTACGGGACAGGAAGATGCTGCACTCGCACTTTTTCTTGCCAGCAGCCAATGCAATTTCTTGGTAGGGCAAGCCATACCCTTTACCGGTGGCTGGACAAGCTAATAGCCGAGTCAGAGAATTTCCTGTTTTAAGTCTTTACGAACTCCCATTTCGAACCCTACCCGTCTAATAGTGTACTCATACAAGGAATATCGATCATACAAGATCAAACATC
It contains:
- a CDS encoding DUF1329 domain-containing protein → MTIKKLMIGLALSGSLAAGMTHAATAEDVENSFYPYKSGVPSFNGLSTGMTINSGNVGQFESIIDPELFKQIQNGWMDMQVGATTSFDLHPNYVQATRDNLNKVSLGAEVGQINNFVAGRPFPEEPDMNDPRAGEKLAWNYKYGYNWGDNAAIYPFYWKYRNMDSGNVERTIKFNFHFLNFKHRVNQPPIPDITPNPSELFRAIYVQVLEPFDVKNTQLLIQRAEDDQKRDNSWLYLGFQRRVRRLATGQVTDSFLGSDLMIEDFEGYNNRVSDMAWTYKGTRNIMMPFYNHNDLTLDPDTHQDDEGYQVVAFAGKGGCYPNITWQLRKVYEVEAAPVDSNHPISKRVFFMDAQTYTIPRANIYDRAGKLWKTWFLGQAHPDHHLAKNKGTGVSIDDSFAMIDVQANHCTTGQFKGQVDPELNPVSKFTVQNLRATGR
- a CDS encoding DUF1302 domain-containing protein translates to MKEKTMKGKQLSGKLGLITAAVTFAAGIQSGGVLAEDVEWSGFAENATYHRKDVGISKSRFGAQLEGLKFIGDVGPFRNVSINGVLRLSYDAVYDLNEDDFGNRAGGAATVNSVAGPAPVVPVNGLGIGPAGGANVGYWAVNNVLGGGMLPNNTFVDVYTNNPNEGMISLGDHLRDHGDGVSFGVPVRPCDKDSRGCLDDYLDFDKEELAAPEIFSDRGDWLRELYIDFSLPMSGGNEVNFRVGKQQVIWGRTDLFRVLDVLNPVDYSRHNIYDELEDIRIPMWMMKSDFRFGATGPFDDFNIQLIWNFDKFRPNNLGQCGSAYVILDAGCFFRGMNNLWENGGTVANFANGSLATNFGPHTIGIRDVDLPSWSLSNTQVGFKVEGVIGDFGWSLNALTYRSQLPSLRAGHIPVVDPFAGGAAAVRDYLIAFDMVFPRVNLLGGSIDYYSQAIDTVFRVEVAYTEGEEFANTLERRLFSESDVVRFVIGADKNIFIRPLNKTRAFLFSAQIFGQHILDHETASATLGTVGMPDWEVNHIATFLVKGWWMNDRLSPQIIMAHDFRAGATVVAPSIDWLISDNWQLILGANYKTGGEDEQFDDCRLCNPFPPFTSGPVPEHGVGFTSGSAGLSGFEPLGRFRSGPIGMAEKEDEIQLTVRYRF
- a CDS encoding SDR family oxidoreductase; translated protein: MAVQPNTKGYGLGGKRVVITQANSFMGPYLVDAFTKEGADVIPDQRDLTHDKAADNLLGEVKNIDVLVINLATDRFRANAIEITDFQFQQPFEEMVYPLFRLGRSVLPQMIARRSGKIIVIGSATPLRTFPNASAYSAARGAQLAWVKAVGVEVAPHNVQVNAIAQIFVENQEYFPDEYQQTDEFKQRLAEVPAGRLGTGQEDAALALFLASSQCNFLVGQAIPFTGGWTS
- a CDS encoding MMPL family transporter, which translates into the protein MNQVTHWLHNIDNLVFRHPRSLLSIIALITVFFAFQIPGLKMYSDFADLLPQSHPYIELHNEIKDTFGGANVIVVGIEIEDGDIFSNESLAMIHRLTLAVDNLPGVNHNLVSSLTHRNSRKIWLTELGNINSEPYYNPLGGAISEEQLNLLRQDVVANPRIYGPLVSPDMKVALIKAQLNEGQLDYEQTFAQLQAVREAEARAGVNIYATGQPVLVGWVYTYKEQIIEIFLFTALIMIALLVFHFRKPYGVLIPLGGVIISSIWGVGIISLFGYNLDPLGLVIPFLISARAMSHGIQLVERYYSELAECDDGPRAAQLTFESLFRPGTLGVVSDAIGLLLIAIGSIPLNTKLAHYASLWALSIVITVLIAVPLLLSILPKPKDIELKTNVLRAIGDGCAHLMANKSAPPAILSVAALLLIGGFYLSSQVTIGEAEPGSPILYQNHDYNISSKLINDRFPGSEELYIVAEHAENGGLKRPEVLAALADLERHMMKDPEVGGAKGLPDLIKQVNRLLHNDDPRYYQIPADPAYTGGLMFTYMASSPIPGALKEFTDTDERVANLVFFYKDHQGETIRRAIYMAKQWITENEGKVDGLTIRLAGGTIGVTAAMNEAAFDTNKLVLPLVFLLIFLFVTLFYSSLQAGFLMFLAMLFATTMTYAYMGLQEVGININTVPIIAVGVGVGIDYSIYMMDRIREEMVKLNNLRQAVERAISTTGLAISFTAITLIAGIVMWVILSDLRFQADAALLLSVMVVLNALAALLLVPAWVLVFKPAFIGQVYEDEDGIIQAGAPPASATKAVRPQAGATHQKQGKQGAVTQEHSKQVGEEITLSGVVPTGND